In the genome of Magnolia sinica isolate HGM2019 chromosome 2, MsV1, whole genome shotgun sequence, one region contains:
- the LOC131237059 gene encoding protein STRICTOSIDINE SYNTHASE-LIKE 5-like, translating into MAGATTSTTTSTTIWPTLLFLGVVPVAVAILLYRADGFDPAPLPDHGSWPSRAVPARNDRILKVAEKLGDGLLHGPEDMAYDAEAHVLYTGCDDGWIKKVTLADVASSVTVDNWAHVGGRPLGVALGLHKDLIVADANKGLLRVTTEGAVELLTNEAEGLKFRLTDGVDVASDGMIYFTDASHKYSLDVAMMDIMGGRPYGRLMSFDPSTKKTQVLVRGLYFANGVALSPQHDFLVFCETVLRRCRKYHIQGEKKGSVDDFVDNLPGYPDNIRCDGDGHFWIGIAMGRTLFYDWMMMNPFIRKTIVIIEKFVKMPNMQQDGGVLEVSLEGEPLALYSDPALFGVTGGLKVRNHLYYGLLAGSYIGRIDLTRHAARAE; encoded by the exons ATGGCCGGTGCAACCACCTCCACCACAACATCCACCACCATATGGCCCACCCTTCTCTTCTTGGGGGTGGTCCCAGTCGCCGTCGCGATCCTTCTCTACCGAGCTGACGGGTTCGACCCGGCTCCGCTGCCCGACCACGGCTCGTGGCCCTCCAGAGCCGTGCCGGCCCGCAATGATCGGATACTCAAGGTGGCGGAGAAGTTGGGTGATGGGCTATTGCATGGACCCGAGGACATGGCATATGACGCTGAGGCCCATGTTCTCTACACCGGCTGCGATGATGGGTGGATCAAGAAGGTCACGCTTGCTGATGTGGcatcatcggtgaccgttgataaCTGGGCCCATGTTGGTGGCCGACCGCTCGGCGTTGCTCTTGGACTTCATAAGGACCTCATCGTCGCCGACGCCAATAAG GGACTGCTGAGGGTCACGACAGAGGGTGCGGTGGAGCTGCTGACCAATGAGGCCGAGGGCCTCAAATTCCGTTTAACCGACGGTGTAGATGTCGCCAGCGATGGAATGATTTACTTCACGGATGCATCGCACAAATACAGCTTGGATGTTGCCATGATGGACATTATGGGGGGCCGTCCATATGGACGGCTGATGAGCTTCGATCCATCGACCAAAAAGACACAAGTCCTTGTTCGTGGCCTCTATTTTGCCAATGGCGTCGCACTCTCCCCACAACATGACTTCCTAGTCTTCTGCGAGACCGTCCT GAGGAGGTGTAGAAAATATCACATCCAAGGTGAGAAGAAAGGATCGGTGGACGACTTTGTCGATAACTTGCCTGGATATCCCGACAATATCAGATGTGATGGCGACGGTCATTTTTGGATAGGAATTGCAATG GGAAGGACATTGTTTTATGATTGGATGATGATGAACCCATTCATAAGGAAGACAATCGTGATCATTGAGAAGTTCGTAAAGATGCCTAACATGCAGCAGGACGGCGGGGTATTGGAAGTCAGCTTGGAGGGTGAACCACTTGCCTTATATTCGGACCCCGCGCTCTTTGGGGTCACCGGCGGGCTGAAAGTAAGAAACCATCTTTACTATGGTTTGCTTGCCGGAAGCTACATAGGCCGCATCGATCTCACCCGACATGCAGCACGTGCCGAATGA